Proteins from a genomic interval of Rhizobium sp. SL42:
- a CDS encoding PAS domain-containing protein — protein MSSEQFEAAVRKMSGISSAHFLKLVEDRGTIGFWSSDIATGQGSATLGLLRLLGLENGAQFRIADFSRFIHPDDRGYGEDIWTTIRQGIPVNRNFRIIRSDRTVRWVEFKSEVVLDAQQKPFKAIGLIIDVTDQQEGRQALEDALDRYRALVGSLATMEWRSSADGHPIFSHGWTALTGQVEMDAANNGWLQTIHPDDRELVSRKWQESVSTLAPYALNHRILLINGHYEWFHARAVPIIKRGGRSHEWLGIIMRQADLKREAPMAPPSMNMLTPIQVRAARAMLQWTLDELSQVSGVSVSSIRRIEGEGERATRPASLHAIRTAFEEYGIQFAVNSAGAVTVTFLGQK, from the coding sequence AATGTCCGGCATCTCGTCGGCGCATTTTCTCAAACTTGTCGAAGATCGCGGCACGATCGGATTCTGGTCCAGCGACATCGCAACAGGGCAGGGATCCGCAACGCTCGGCCTGCTTCGGCTGCTTGGACTGGAAAACGGCGCGCAATTTCGCATTGCCGATTTTAGCCGCTTTATCCATCCGGACGATCGCGGCTACGGCGAGGACATCTGGACCACGATCCGCCAAGGCATCCCGGTCAACCGGAATTTTCGTATCATCCGCTCTGATCGAACCGTACGATGGGTGGAATTCAAGAGCGAAGTGGTTCTCGACGCACAGCAAAAGCCGTTCAAGGCCATCGGCCTGATCATCGATGTCACCGACCAGCAGGAAGGTCGGCAGGCGCTGGAAGATGCCCTGGACCGGTACCGGGCGCTGGTTGGCTCGCTGGCAACCATGGAATGGCGCTCGTCAGCGGATGGCCATCCGATCTTTTCCCACGGGTGGACAGCTCTCACAGGACAGGTTGAGATGGATGCCGCCAACAACGGCTGGCTCCAGACAATTCATCCCGACGACCGTGAACTGGTAAGCCGCAAATGGCAGGAATCCGTCTCGACGCTCGCGCCTTATGCGCTCAATCACCGGATCCTGTTGATCAATGGCCACTACGAATGGTTTCACGCGCGGGCCGTGCCGATCATAAAGCGGGGCGGACGCAGCCATGAATGGCTTGGCATCATCATGCGCCAGGCGGACCTGAAGCGCGAAGCGCCGATGGCGCCTCCCTCAATGAACATGCTCACGCCCATACAGGTCAGGGCCGCCCGCGCCATGTTGCAATGGACGCTTGACGAGCTGTCTCAGGTCTCCGGCGTTTCCGTATCCTCGATCCGCCGCATCGAAGGCGAGGGGGAGCGGGCAACGAGGCCCGCTTCGCTGCATGCCATTCGCACCGCATTCGAGGAGTATGGCATCCAATTCGCGGTCAATTCCGCCGGCGCCGTCACGGTCACGTTCCTCGGCCAAAAATAG
- a CDS encoding pilus assembly protein, whose product MLKRLLGDRSGNFGMMTALLLVPVIGTAGLALDISDALLVKTTLQGAADAAAIAAVAESSAGVAEAMQMSSDGHLTAAVADARKIFIAQTGGAEGYELISTDVDVVKQGSELKAVFSYKAKVPTTLARILGQDAVTVSGKAEATFQTQTFRDFYLLLDNTPSMGVGATPADVTKMVNNTSDKCAFACHIVKNGVENKNSYYNLAKTLGVTIRIDVVAKATAALMETAKSLRKSSNQYRMAVYTFGEKAEDTKLLEVAALTENLDSVQTKAAKIGLMSIPEQGYDNDQQTNFDRALKNIGQLIGAPGTGVSAGSPEKVVFFVSDGVGDSEKPSTCTKPTTGRRCQEPIDITECTALKAKGYRIAVLYTTYLPLPTNDWYNKWIKPFQSEIPKRMEACASPGLFFEVSPSEGITNAMNALFKKIVSMPRLTS is encoded by the coding sequence ATGTTGAAGCGTCTTTTGGGTGATCGTTCAGGCAATTTCGGGATGATGACCGCTCTGCTATTGGTACCGGTCATTGGGACGGCAGGCCTTGCACTGGATATCAGCGATGCCTTGCTGGTGAAAACGACGCTTCAGGGCGCCGCCGATGCTGCGGCGATCGCGGCAGTGGCTGAAAGTTCCGCCGGCGTTGCCGAGGCGATGCAGATGAGTTCGGACGGCCACCTGACGGCCGCGGTCGCCGATGCAAGGAAGATTTTTATCGCACAGACCGGCGGTGCCGAAGGCTATGAGCTGATCAGCACCGATGTGGATGTGGTCAAGCAAGGGAGTGAGCTGAAGGCGGTGTTCAGCTACAAGGCGAAGGTGCCCACCACCCTCGCCCGGATACTGGGCCAGGACGCGGTCACGGTATCGGGCAAGGCGGAAGCCACGTTCCAGACGCAGACATTTCGCGATTTCTATCTGTTGCTCGACAACACACCGTCCATGGGCGTCGGCGCAACGCCGGCTGATGTTACCAAGATGGTCAACAACACGTCGGATAAGTGCGCATTTGCGTGCCATATCGTCAAGAATGGCGTGGAGAACAAGAACAGCTACTACAACCTTGCCAAGACGCTTGGGGTGACGATCCGCATCGATGTCGTGGCCAAGGCAACCGCCGCCTTGATGGAGACGGCGAAAAGCCTGCGCAAGAGCTCGAACCAGTACCGCATGGCCGTCTATACTTTCGGCGAAAAGGCGGAGGATACCAAGCTGCTTGAAGTCGCGGCGCTGACCGAAAACCTCGATTCCGTGCAAACGAAGGCGGCGAAGATCGGCCTCATGTCGATTCCGGAGCAGGGCTACGACAACGACCAGCAGACGAATTTCGACCGGGCACTGAAGAATATTGGACAACTGATCGGCGCGCCTGGCACCGGCGTATCAGCCGGGAGTCCGGAAAAGGTCGTCTTCTTTGTTTCAGACGGCGTCGGCGATTCCGAAAAACCCAGCACCTGTACGAAGCCAACCACGGGCAGACGGTGCCAGGAGCCGATCGATATCACGGAATGCACTGCGCTCAAGGCAAAGGGCTATCGCATCGCGGTTCTCTACACGACCTACCTGCCGCTTCCGACCAACGACTGGTACAACAAATGGATCAAGCCTTTTCAGTCGGAGATCCCCAAGCGCATGGAAGCCTGCGCCTCGCCCGGCCTGTTCTTCGAAGTGAGCCCAAGTGAAGGCATCACAAATGCGATGAATGCCCTGTTCAAGAAAATCGTCAGCATGCCGCGCCTGACAAGCTGA
- a CDS encoding winged helix-turn-helix transcriptional regulator codes for MTLQERIESKQSERVETTGLKTGQSGSSEFSSEKCPVRDVFSHIGDKWSTLILGTLGQSTHRFGELRRAIPDISQAMLTSTLRTLQRDGLISRHVFATQPPSVEYRLTDLGRSLLEPVSALVAWAASHHGQIRLARDVFDVDNPPRKKR; via the coding sequence ATGACGCTGCAGGAGCGGATCGAAAGCAAGCAGAGTGAACGGGTTGAGACCACCGGCTTGAAGACAGGACAAAGCGGCAGTTCCGAATTCTCCTCCGAAAAATGCCCGGTGCGTGACGTCTTTTCGCATATCGGCGACAAGTGGAGCACGCTCATTCTCGGGACGCTTGGACAAAGCACGCATCGCTTCGGCGAATTGCGGCGCGCCATCCCCGACATTTCCCAGGCCATGCTTACCAGCACCTTGCGCACTCTGCAGCGTGATGGATTGATCAGCCGGCATGTGTTTGCGACCCAGCCGCCAAGCGTCGAGTACCGGCTGACCGATCTTGGTCGATCCCTGCTCGAGCCGGTTTCCGCGCTGGTCGCCTGGGCCGCAAGTCATCATGGCCAGATCCGCCTGGCGCGTGATGTGTTTGATGTCGATAATCCGCCCAGAAAGAAGCGCTAG
- a CDS encoding SDR family oxidoreductase encodes MTAKYLVTGATGHLGQAVLRHLVETYDVAPADIIAASRKPDALADWAAKGMAIRAVDFDDAASMQTAFAGVERVLIISTDTLDRPGHRLNQHRAAIKAAEQAGVRHVLYTSMPEPENSPLLFAPDHEGTEAALKASGLPAWTILRNNWYFENLFMSAGSVLSSGHWYSAAGQGRIAHIARHDLARAAAAALIAKEDGKSIYTLTGSNSYSHQDIAQLLAKATGRDITVIDVPLEGLVQGMIGAGLPEPVARVFASIDTMVGVGGLSRITTDFKTLTGVEPRSFESWLDSQSGAFRAMTQ; translated from the coding sequence ATGACTGCGAAATATCTCGTCACCGGCGCAACCGGCCACCTCGGCCAGGCAGTTCTACGCCATCTCGTCGAAACCTATGACGTAGCCCCGGCCGATATCATTGCCGCAAGCCGCAAGCCAGACGCGCTTGCCGACTGGGCTGCGAAGGGTATGGCCATTCGGGCCGTGGATTTCGACGATGCCGCATCCATGCAAACGGCATTTGCCGGCGTTGAGCGTGTGCTCATCATCAGCACCGATACCCTCGACCGTCCCGGACATCGCCTGAACCAGCACCGCGCAGCGATCAAGGCCGCGGAGCAGGCGGGCGTGCGGCATGTGCTCTACACATCCATGCCGGAACCGGAAAATTCGCCGCTGCTGTTCGCACCGGACCACGAAGGCACCGAAGCGGCCCTCAAGGCGAGCGGGCTACCGGCCTGGACGATCCTGCGCAACAACTGGTATTTCGAGAACCTGTTCATGAGCGCCGGCTCGGTTCTGTCCTCCGGCCACTGGTATTCGGCCGCCGGGCAGGGGCGCATCGCTCATATTGCGCGCCACGACCTGGCGCGAGCTGCCGCCGCGGCCCTGATCGCGAAGGAAGACGGCAAGTCGATCTACACGCTGACAGGCTCGAATTCCTACAGCCACCAGGACATCGCACAGCTGCTTGCCAAGGCCACCGGTCGCGACATAACGGTAATCGACGTTCCGCTCGAAGGCCTCGTCCAGGGGATGATCGGCGCCGGCCTGCCGGAACCGGTCGCCCGTGTGTTTGCATCAATCGACACCATGGTGGGTGTCGGCGGGCTCTCCCGGATCACCACAGATTTCAAAACCCTGACAGGTGTCGAGCCGCGATCCTTCGAATCCTGGCTCGACAGCCAATCCGGCGCTTTCCGTGCCATGACCCAGTAG